The DNA sequence AATTTAACAGCAGGGATTTTGGTGTGAAGTGCTGTTGATTAAATGTCACTCTGCAGTGACTCCATCAAGCTGCTGAGATGTTGCATTTCAATGAAATCTCTTCTGAAATGAGTGTCAACAGAGACTAAAGTGATTTAATAATTCAAAGCAGTTTCCATCTCCATCTACAAATAAAAGCTGTTTATCTGTGTAAATCTATCTATGTTAGGCCGAACTTTAGTGCACCGTTTCTCCTTGTACTGTGAGCCAACTGTGACTATGATTCTTCGCCACTCTGCGTTAGTGATTATCAAGTTTAATGAGGACTATTTACACCTTTTCTGTGAGTGTGCAGTGTTACTTCTGGTGGTAATGCGGAGGCAGATTTAAAGCAAAGGCAGAGTGAGACGAATGTACACAATGAACTCTCAAAAGTAGAGCACTGTCTGTATTTACACCTAATGGGTTTCAtaaaactttaaattaaattaaattaaattaaattaaattaaattaaattaaattaaattaaattaaattaaattaaattaaattttattttattttattttattttattttattttattttattttattttattttattttattttattttattttattttagtgatCTCTAATTAGTGTTTTAGTGGTAGTAGTAGACCACTGTCtgtatttaaaacacattttattgtgttttagcagcttttattttataACAGTGATCTCTAATTAGcgttttgttttaatattaccACAAGGGGCACTAAAATTAGTGGCTTTAAATAATATTGTcctttaataaatatttgtcTCTGCACCTGAATTCGTTCGGCTGTGAGGATGAAGTTTGGCACCACAGGAGGGATATTAGACTGATAGAAGATGGTGTGAGAGACACACTGCAACAGAGGCTCCACTGGAGTCACACAATGCATGATTACACCCCGGCCCAAGAAACTGTGGTTAAACAGCAGGAACACCACACCTGGACCCACCTGGAACACAGAGAAAACGGCTGCATGACAATATATGAGTGTACAAGATGCTAATCAAACATTTTTGCATCATTTAACATCTTTTAATTACCTTTTTTTCCAGATAATTTCATGCACACGGTTTGTTGATAATAACTTTACTGCATGATTAGGTCCAATAATGGCTGCCTCTCATGTTATTATGTCTTTAATTCAATCTGATCACGTGTAACAGGGAGTATGGGTTTATTCAGCAGTTACCAGTTTGGTATCCTCACATGCTGTCCAATTGGCTCTGCGGTGGTTTAGTAAAGTGCTGTTGTTGCACTATGAGAAGTCCTTAGGACCACAGCCAAAAGCCACATCAGTGTTTTACCTCTTATCTAAATTAAACAGCCAACTCTTATCAACATgatgaaatcatttttaatttgaatgGAACTACAGATTAGATCATTGATTTGCCTGTCAGGAAAGTGTGTGCATTGCTCCTTTGACCTTCACTGTACCTGTCTGGCCACAACGTGGACGTCCAACAGAGACCAGTGGCACCCAAACACAGTAATCTTATGTTTCACCAACATCTGAGAACAGTGCTTGTTGGGCTCTGACTCTGGTTCCCATTGAGCCTTCAATACAGAGGCAGACATATGGTGGTTACTGACACATTTTCGGTTATTAAACACATCTGACTGCAGATGGCACTTTACCTTCCAGTCATGTCGTATAAATTCCCAGGTTTTGCTGTTAGTATACCGCAGATCTACACCACTGACGATGCCAGGGGTGTGCAGATGAGCCAGGTGAGCTAAGTCTGCTGCGTTTTCAGGAATTTCCTACACAAGAGAGAAGACGTGATACACTCTACTGTCGGTGAGAGGTGAATCATCTTCCCAGATGAGTACCAACCTGTATGTGTGCGTTGATAAAATGCTCAGTTCTCCCCCGATAGACCCACCCGCCCGTCGTGATCTCCTGCAGCTCTGGGACGGTCCACTGAGGTTCTTCTCCATCACAGTGAAACCACACGAGGATCTGCCTGTTGACCTCACAGCTGGGCCAGGCCCGAACCTTGGCAAACTCTGGAACTTAGGGACAAAGCCTGAATCTGAATCATTTTTTACATCAAAGTTTCCagacatacagtaaaaaaataacatgttttatGCAGaacaatacataaaaacatcaccTTTTTCTTACCTTTTTCTGCATAAGGAATTTTGACACATTTGCCATCACTGCCCCGAAACTGCCATCCATGAAACGGGCACTCTAAGCAGCTTTCTAACACTCGTCCTCCCACAGCCAGGTTGGCACCCAAGTGAGGGCAATAAGCATCCAACACATAGGCCTTCCCATCCTGGCCCCGAAACACTGCCACCTGCTGACCTTCAGATAAATCACATAATGCAAAATACAAGTTCTTCAATAAGATGATATATATGTGATGATGGATAAGAAGGTTTTATATTAAGATT is a window from the Parambassis ranga chromosome 12, fParRan2.1, whole genome shotgun sequence genome containing:
- the LOC114444086 gene encoding cholesterol 7-desaturase, with the protein product MSGTKAAAVIGLGVGAMLITNVGDPLDSVGSGYPTTWSQTAGWVGAPERAVLCIVAGVFLLMLSWLYRLLFCPLELLRSPDDVGYIAEDGRTRAQAANEVRRRRKVGDLPPVYPNGWYRVLDSHLLERGQVKNVTVLGQQVAVFRGQDGKAYVLDAYCPHLGANLAVGGRVLESCLECPFHGWQFRGSDGKCVKIPYAEKVPEFAKVRAWPSCEVNRQILVWFHCDGEEPQWTVPELQEITTGGWVYRGRTEHFINAHIQEIPENAADLAHLAHLHTPGIVSGVDLRYTNSKTWEFIRHDWKAQWEPESEPNKHCSQMLVKHKITVFGCHWSLLDVHVVARQVGPGVVFLLFNHSFLGRGVIMHCVTPVEPLLQCVSHTIFYQSNIPPVVPNFILTAERIQFERDVMIWNNKKYISKPLLVKEDSAIQKHRRWFSQFYSENSPRLKFRRDTLDF